The following are encoded in a window of Paenibacillus polymyxa genomic DNA:
- a CDS encoding GNAT family N-acetyltransferase: MMQYRIRPIIEDDVFFLWEMLYESLFVPEGQEPFDKAIIKDPYISKYIEGWGRDGDFGFIAMNHEGEPVGSITVRYFNEDNKGFGFIDNDVPELGMALLKEYRGRKIGMALMDELFKEARKRNIKKLSLSVDPSNAAAMKLYERFGFKEVGKVDSSITMVVDLRS, encoded by the coding sequence ATGATGCAATACAGAATCCGACCAATAATAGAAGATGATGTGTTTTTTTTATGGGAGATGTTATATGAATCATTATTTGTCCCAGAAGGTCAAGAGCCATTCGATAAAGCGATAATAAAAGACCCTTATATATCAAAGTATATTGAAGGTTGGGGAAGAGATGGGGATTTTGGATTTATAGCAATGAACCATGAGGGTGAACCCGTCGGATCAATAACAGTTCGATATTTTAACGAGGATAATAAGGGATTTGGATTTATTGATAATGATGTACCCGAACTAGGAATGGCTTTGTTAAAAGAATACAGGGGAAGAAAAATCGGAATGGCCTTAATGGATGAATTATTTAAAGAAGCTAGGAAGAGGAATATAAAAAAATTATCCCTCAGTGTTGATCCGAGCAATGCAGCGGCAATGAAACTCTACGAGAGATTCGGATTTAAAGAAGTTGGGAAAGTTGATTCATCAATCACGATGGTTGTCGATTTGAGAAGTTAA
- a CDS encoding class I SAM-dependent methyltransferase produces the protein MGDYWNKRFTEEGMIWGCEPSQTVTQAIDLFKKNHVHDILVPGAGYGRNTKAFSSYFQVDGIEISSSAINLAKEWDLKTNFIQESVLEFSTCQRYDGIYCYDLLHLFLLEDRKRLIQNCVKHLKELGVMYFTCFSNCDFNNGVGREIEEGTYEYKEGKYAHFFTEEDLKGHFNDLNILETGSIRETLIYAEKQQKKYELRYIFVQKIG, from the coding sequence ATGGGGGATTATTGGAACAAAAGATTTACTGAAGAAGGGATGATTTGGGGTTGTGAACCAAGTCAAACTGTAACCCAAGCTATAGATTTGTTTAAAAAGAATCATGTACATGATATTTTGGTTCCTGGTGCTGGATATGGAAGAAATACGAAGGCGTTCTCTTCTTATTTTCAGGTTGATGGAATTGAGATATCTAGTTCAGCTATAAATCTAGCAAAAGAATGGGACTTAAAAACGAATTTTATTCAAGAATCGGTATTAGAGTTTAGTACATGCCAAAGGTATGATGGAATATATTGTTATGATTTATTACATTTATTTTTGTTAGAAGACCGAAAAAGACTGATACAGAATTGCGTGAAGCATTTGAAGGAATTAGGAGTAATGTATTTCACATGTTTTTCTAATTGTGATTTTAATAATGGTGTGGGTAGGGAAATTGAAGAAGGAACATATGAATACAAGGAAGGGAAATATGCTCACTTCTTTACTGAAGAAGATTTAAAAGGACATTTTAATGATTTGAATATATTAGAAACGGGTTCCATAAGAGAAACTCTGATATATGCAGAAAAACAACAGAAAAAATATGAATTAAGATATATATTTGTTCAAAAGATTGGATAG
- a CDS encoding DinB family protein translates to MNEKSRLLEEFKEWISFVSEIREMDWQITIAEGKWSVQDVVSHILLWDKYFFEAAINPILNNKPLTLTHMDFEQFNQDAIEYGKTKTKEELIKMTIQYRNMILESIESFEDDKFTKEYANGKFTVISYLRDFIWHDQHHIRQIDELKRKAM, encoded by the coding sequence ATGAATGAGAAGTCACGGTTACTAGAGGAGTTCAAAGAATGGATCAGTTTTGTTTCTGAGATTCGTGAAATGGATTGGCAAATAACGATTGCTGAAGGTAAATGGTCAGTTCAGGATGTCGTAAGTCATATACTGCTGTGGGATAAATACTTTTTTGAAGCAGCAATAAATCCGATATTAAACAATAAACCTTTGACATTAACACATATGGATTTTGAACAATTTAATCAGGATGCTATTGAATATGGAAAAACAAAAACGAAAGAAGAATTAATTAAAATGACTATTCAGTACCGTAACATGATATTGGAGAGTATAGAGAGTTTTGAAGACGATAAGTTTACTAAAGAATATGCTAACGGGAAGTTTACTGTAATATCATATTTAAGAGATTTTATCTGGCATGATCAACATCATATCAGACAGATTGATGAACTTAAAAGAAAAGCTATGTGA
- a CDS encoding sulfurtransferase — MKSIVSKRWLLARLYEPDIIIADCRSLLGQAGAGRTQFNEDHIPGAIHFDLEEDLTAPLGEHGGRHPLPDVDTLATRLSRVGINASSRIVAYDDQGGMMASRFWWLLRYLGHEQVYVLEEGYSAWKEAKFPVTSDQPIRIPSTFTPNVQPQMLTSMQEVQRVSKDSLPDGSYILIDSRERPRYLGLEEPIDQAAGHIPGAVNFFWKEVLDEQGSFKNAEQLQQHFADLDPNAEIIVYCGSGVSACPNVLALNEAGFSKVRLYPGSWSDWISYEENPVATGEE, encoded by the coding sequence ATGAAATCCATCGTATCCAAACGCTGGCTGCTGGCCCGATTGTATGAGCCGGACATCATCATTGCCGACTGCCGTTCCCTGCTCGGACAAGCCGGGGCTGGACGGACTCAATTTAATGAAGACCATATTCCAGGGGCGATCCACTTCGATTTGGAAGAAGACCTTACCGCTCCTCTTGGTGAGCATGGTGGTCGCCATCCCTTACCTGATGTGGATACACTTGCCACACGTCTGAGTCGTGTCGGAATCAACGCATCTTCACGCATCGTCGCTTATGATGACCAAGGCGGTATGATGGCTTCCCGCTTCTGGTGGCTCCTGCGCTATCTCGGGCATGAGCAGGTATATGTGCTGGAAGAAGGCTACAGCGCTTGGAAAGAAGCGAAGTTCCCCGTTACGTCAGACCAGCCGATTCGCATTCCAAGTACATTCACACCGAATGTACAGCCGCAAATGCTCACAAGTATGCAAGAGGTGCAACGTGTATCCAAAGATTCGCTTCCTGATGGCTCTTACATATTGATTGATTCGAGAGAGCGGCCTCGCTACCTGGGGCTGGAGGAGCCCATTGATCAAGCAGCGGGGCATATCCCAGGTGCGGTGAATTTCTTTTGGAAAGAAGTATTGGACGAACAAGGCAGCTTTAAAAATGCGGAACAATTGCAGCAGCACTTTGCTGACCTTGATCCAAACGCAGAAATTATCGTGTATTGCGGTTCCGGCGTATCCGCCTGTCCCAATGTACTGGCCCTGAATGAAGCTGGATTTAGTAAGGTCCGTTTATATCCGGGAAGCTGGAGCGACTGGATCAGTTATGAGGAGAATCCGGTGGCGACCGGAGAGGAATAA
- a CDS encoding DMT family transporter: protein MNQAHKPSFSFELLYIIGIIAISFSSIFVRWSEAEVSVIAMYRLYLTNLIMLPLVWKYRTELFSLTRKQWMLILWSGIALGLHFLLWMGSLRLTTVASSTVIMTLEPILVMLGSFLFFRTGTNRAMLIGMGMAFIGSLAIGAGDFHVSGQALLGDALSFLGMVAVSIHMLMGKHLREHLSAFVYNFWVFAIAATSLALYNMVNAIPFTGYAPREWGLFLLLAIVPTLFGHYLFNWLLKYINATAVSMAVLGEPVISSLLAWVLLGERLSTLQFGAGFFILFGVWIFIRYGADFKKKVIHQSELPDTEHPLKASS from the coding sequence ATGAATCAAGCACATAAACCGTCGTTTTCCTTTGAATTATTGTACATCATAGGTATTATCGCTATTTCGTTCTCCTCGATCTTCGTAAGATGGTCTGAAGCCGAGGTGTCCGTCATCGCTATGTACCGTTTGTACCTAACCAATCTGATCATGCTGCCTTTGGTCTGGAAATACCGCACCGAGCTGTTTAGCCTGACCCGCAAGCAGTGGATGCTGATCCTCTGGTCCGGTATAGCGCTGGGGCTGCATTTCTTGCTCTGGATGGGCTCACTGCGACTGACCACCGTTGCAAGCTCTACCGTTATTATGACATTGGAGCCGATCCTTGTCATGCTCGGTTCTTTTTTGTTTTTCCGGACGGGCACGAATCGCGCTATGCTCATCGGAATGGGTATGGCTTTTATCGGCTCACTGGCCATCGGAGCTGGAGACTTTCATGTCTCGGGACAAGCCCTGCTCGGGGACGCACTGTCCTTCTTGGGTATGGTAGCCGTGTCCATCCATATGCTGATGGGTAAGCATCTACGCGAGCATTTGAGCGCGTTTGTGTATAATTTTTGGGTTTTCGCCATCGCAGCCACATCACTTGCGCTGTATAATATGGTCAATGCCATTCCTTTTACCGGATACGCTCCACGGGAATGGGGACTGTTCCTGCTGCTTGCCATTGTGCCTACGCTGTTCGGACATTACCTGTTTAATTGGCTGCTCAAATACATTAACGCCACTGCCGTGTCGATGGCGGTACTCGGCGAACCCGTTATTTCTTCCCTGCTAGCTTGGGTGCTGCTCGGGGAGAGGCTGTCTACTTTACAATTTGGTGCAGGCTTTTTTATCCTATTCGGGGTATGGATTTTTATCCGATACGGAGCGGATTTTAAAAAGAAAGTCATCCATCAAAGTGAGTTGCCCGACACTGAGCATCCCCTGAAAGCCAGCTCTTAA